A genomic window from Cucumis melo cultivar AY chromosome 8, USDA_Cmelo_AY_1.0, whole genome shotgun sequence includes:
- the LOC103502162 gene encoding ethylene-responsive transcription factor ERF036 produces MTSENSSGGKTSRKRRNGYVSVVDTLNKWKKLNNQLEDLAKDGGVEETRRVPAKGSKKGCMRGKGGPQNSDCNFRGVRQRTWGKWVAEIREPIASNNNTRLKKKGTRLWLGTFSTAHQAAHAYDEAAKAMYGPFARLNFPDSSSPPVMKPLTSEHSDTISPVASSSSSSSFFNGVPAEKMKGCYSMDKQENCEYESMEELKVKVEETARSRVHCTDIKPNSFYDSNIGNRSEGNIMEGLADVLRSHDQNSPSELCFKFEAMDTNGCNDLNECNQYVLQKLQSDPYGRTYWIPAEWEIGDLGSATVMEGKPMEIESYGDCMAFNRDLGLLLDRQKHMGVGDQRVDDCNNFEFLRPDYDFGLEEERKWLDLCFHG; encoded by the exons ATGACGTCTGAGAATTCTAGTGg AGGAAAGACATCAAGAAAGAGGCGAAATGGGTATGTTTCAGTAGTGGACACTCTAAACAAGTGGAAGAAGTTGAATAATCAATTGGAGGATTTGGCTAAAGATGGAGGAGTAGAGGAAACTCGTAGAGTTCCAGCTAAGGGCTCCAAGAAAGGTTGCATGAGAGGGAAAGGAGGACCTCAGAATTCAGATTGCAATTTTAGAGGTGTTAGACAGAGGACATGGGGAAAATGGGTAGCTGAAATTAGAGAGCCAATTGCGAGTAACAATAATACCCGTTTGAAGAAGAAAGGCACTCGTTTATGGCTAGGCACTTTCTCCACTGCTCACCAGGCTGCTCATGCTTATGATGAAGCTGCCAAAGCCATGTATGGCCCTTTTGCTCGTCTTAATTTTCCTgattcttcttctcctcctgtTATGAAACCATTAACATCAGAGCATTCTGATACGATATCTCCTGTTgcttcttcctcctcttcttcttcgttctttAATGGAGTACCTGCAGAGAAAATGAAGGGCTGTTATTCAATGGACAAGCAAGAGAATTGTGAGTATGAATCAATGGAGGAACTGAAGGTGAAAGTGGAAGAAACAGCAAGAAGTAGAGTCCATTGCACAGATATTAAACCCAATTCATTTTATGATTCTAACATTGGGAACAGATCAGAAGGAAATATAATGGAAGGGTTAGCTGATGTTTTAAGAAGCCATGATCAGAATAGCCCTTCTGAGCtttgttttaaatttgaagcTATGGATACAAATGGCTGCAATGACTTGAATGAATGCAATCAATATGTGCTACAGAAGCTTCAGAGTGATCCATATGGAAGAACTTACTGGATTCCAGCCGAGTGGGAGATCGGCGATCTTGGGTCTGCGACGGTGATGGAAGGAAAGCCAATGGAGATTGAGAGCTATGGAGATTGTATGGCCTTCAACCGTGATCTGGGTTTGTTGCTGGATCGGCAAAAACACATGGGAGTTGGTGACCAGAGAGTTGATGATTGTAACAACTTTGAGTTTTTGAGACCTGATTATGATTTTGGGTTGGAGGAGGAACGAAAGTGGCTTGATTTATGCTTCCATGGATGA